The following are from one region of the Geoalkalibacter subterraneus genome:
- a CDS encoding DUF4212 domain-containing protein, protein MEMDRSAQAYWKAVLRLVGQILAVWFIVSYGAGIMFADALNNISLGGYPLGFWFAQQGSMYIFIALIFIYAKLMQRIDEKFDVHEQ, encoded by the coding sequence ATGGAAATGGACAGAAGTGCACAAGCGTATTGGAAAGCAGTGCTGCGGCTGGTGGGGCAGATCCTGGCGGTCTGGTTTATTGTTTCTTACGGGGCCGGCATTATGTTTGCCGACGCTCTCAATAACATTTCTCTGGGTGGTTATCCGCTGGGCTTCTGGTTTGCACAGCAGGGTTCTATGTATATTTTCATCGCGCTGATCTTCATCTACGCCAAGCTGATGCAACGGATCGATGAAAAATTTGACGTTCACGAGCAATAA
- the glpK gene encoding glycerol kinase GlpK: protein MAKYVVALDQGTTSTRCMIFNRGGETVANHQLEHEQICPRAGWVEHDAMEVWKRTKDVIHAATEKAGLIARDIAAIGITNQRETTVVWDKKTGQPYCNAIVWQDTRTDKICNQLSENGGQDRFRPKTGLPLATYFSGPKIKWMLDNVPGLREAAERGDALFGNMDTWVIWKLTGGPGPEAAHVTDVTNASRTLLMNLETLDWDDEILAELGIPRSMLPQIRPSSDPEFYGLTRSGGPFGGEIPVCGDLGDQQAATVGQTCFEVGEAKNTYGTGCFLLLNTGNEIVHSKHGLVTTVCYQLGKEKPVYALEGSIAIAGALVQWLRDRMRLINTSADVENLAKMVEDNGGIYFVPAFSGLFAPYWRSEARGLIIGMTRFITRGHIARATLESTAFQTREVVDAMQADSGVTLSTLKVDGGMTANELLMQIQADILGVPVIRPKVSESTALGAAYAAGLAVGYWKNIDDLKKNWAVDKTWQPSEDDTLRTKNYHMWKKAVSRTFDWLED, encoded by the coding sequence ATGGCTAAATACGTTGTCGCGCTTGACCAGGGAACCACCAGCACCCGCTGTATGATCTTCAACCGCGGTGGCGAAACCGTCGCCAACCACCAGCTCGAACATGAGCAGATCTGCCCCAGGGCAGGATGGGTGGAGCACGATGCCATGGAAGTCTGGAAGCGTACCAAGGACGTGATTCATGCCGCCACCGAGAAGGCCGGGCTGATCGCGCGCGACATCGCTGCCATCGGCATCACCAACCAGCGCGAAACCACCGTCGTCTGGGATAAAAAAACCGGGCAGCCCTACTGCAACGCTATCGTCTGGCAGGACACCCGCACCGACAAGATCTGCAACCAGCTTTCCGAAAACGGCGGCCAGGATCGCTTCCGCCCCAAGACGGGACTGCCGCTGGCGACCTATTTTTCCGGACCGAAAATCAAGTGGATGCTCGACAACGTACCCGGCCTGCGCGAGGCCGCCGAGCGTGGCGATGCGCTGTTCGGCAATATGGACACCTGGGTGATCTGGAAGCTCACCGGCGGCCCGGGGCCTGAAGCTGCCCATGTCACCGACGTCACCAACGCCTCGCGCACGCTGCTGATGAACCTGGAAACTCTTGACTGGGATGATGAAATCCTGGCCGAACTCGGCATCCCCCGCTCCATGCTGCCGCAGATTCGTCCATCGAGCGACCCGGAATTCTACGGGCTGACCCGCAGCGGCGGTCCTTTCGGCGGAGAAATTCCCGTCTGCGGCGACCTCGGCGATCAGCAGGCAGCCACCGTCGGACAGACCTGCTTCGAGGTGGGGGAGGCAAAAAATACTTACGGCACCGGCTGCTTTCTGCTGCTCAATACCGGTAACGAGATCGTGCACAGCAAGCATGGGCTGGTGACCACTGTCTGCTACCAGTTGGGTAAAGAGAAGCCCGTTTATGCCCTGGAAGGTTCCATCGCCATCGCCGGCGCCCTGGTGCAGTGGCTGCGCGACCGCATGCGGCTGATCAACACCTCGGCCGACGTGGAAAACCTGGCGAAGATGGTTGAAGACAACGGCGGCATCTATTTCGTGCCCGCTTTTTCCGGCCTGTTCGCTCCTTACTGGCGCAGCGAGGCGCGCGGTCTGATCATCGGCATGACCCGCTTTATCACCCGTGGACATATTGCACGCGCCACCCTGGAGTCCACCGCTTTCCAGACCCGGGAGGTGGTCGACGCCATGCAGGCCGACTCGGGTGTGACGCTGTCGACCCTCAAGGTCGACGGCGGCATGACCGCCAACGAGTTGCTGATGCAGATCCAGGCCGACATTCTGGGTGTGCCGGTGATTCGTCCCAAAGTCTCCGAAAGTACTGCATTGGGCGCCGCCTACGCCGCCGGGCTGGCGGTGGGCTACTGGAAAAACATCGATGACCTCAAGAAGAACTGGGCGGTTGACAAGACCTGGCAGCCGTCTGAAGATGACACCCTGCGCACCAAGAACTATCACATGTGGAAAAAGGCCGTGTCGCGCACTTTTGACTGGCTGGAAGATTAG
- a CDS encoding glycerol-3-phosphate dehydrogenase/oxidase — protein MTRKQVLSRLRQDDPYDLLVIGGGATGCGTALDAASRGLKTALIEKNDFSEGTSSRSTKLVHGGVRYLEMAIKRLDRTQYNLVKDGLYERGVLLKNAPHLANRLPLVTPLYSWLEVPYIFAGLKLYDILAGKMGIGGSRIVSRKEALKRFPMLKSEGLKAGVLYYDGQFNDARMAVTLVTTAGRQGAVTANHVEALSLVKEDGQITGAQVRDKISGEEFMVRARGVVNAAGPFVDSIRRMDEPDVEPILKASSGIHIVLDKRFVPPETGLMIPKTEDGRVLFILPWQGHALIGTTDEPAEITDHPRPKEEEVAYLLRHISKYFDLEITEKDIKSTWSGLRPLLHDPKAADTARLARDHIIQVSGSGLLTIAGGKWTTYRKMAQDAVDHAVKTFNLSPAAECFTDHLPLVGAEDYREDGDQVLIRDFNLAEDVASHLHRSYGSEAPKVAELARQGLGERLHPDHPVIEAEVAHVVRFEQAERAADVLVRRTTLALLDKEAAGMAAERVIAIMAKELSWDEPRCQAERDLFAERLQTAL, from the coding sequence ATGACAAGAAAGCAGGTCCTTTCCCGCTTACGGCAAGATGATCCCTATGACCTGCTGGTGATCGGCGGAGGCGCCACCGGCTGCGGCACCGCCCTTGACGCGGCCAGCCGCGGCCTGAAGACCGCCCTGATCGAAAAAAATGATTTTTCGGAGGGGACCAGCAGCCGCAGCACCAAGCTGGTGCATGGCGGGGTGCGTTACCTCGAAATGGCGATCAAGCGCCTCGACCGGACCCAGTACAACCTGGTCAAGGACGGCCTCTATGAGCGTGGCGTTCTGCTTAAAAACGCGCCCCATCTCGCCAACCGCCTGCCGCTGGTAACGCCGCTCTACAGCTGGCTTGAAGTGCCCTACATCTTTGCCGGCCTCAAGCTCTACGATATTCTGGCCGGCAAGATGGGGATCGGCGGCAGCCGCATCGTCAGCCGCAAGGAGGCGCTGAAACGTTTCCCCATGCTCAAGAGCGAAGGGCTCAAAGCCGGTGTGCTCTATTATGACGGCCAGTTCAACGACGCGCGCATGGCGGTGACGCTGGTGACCACCGCAGGCCGCCAGGGTGCGGTCACCGCCAATCACGTTGAGGCCTTGTCGCTGGTGAAGGAAGATGGGCAGATCACCGGCGCGCAGGTGCGGGACAAGATCAGCGGTGAAGAATTCATGGTGCGTGCCCGGGGCGTAGTCAACGCGGCCGGCCCCTTCGTCGACAGTATCCGCCGGATGGATGAGCCGGATGTCGAACCAATCCTCAAGGCCAGCTCAGGTATTCACATTGTGCTGGACAAACGTTTCGTTCCTCCGGAGACCGGCCTGATGATCCCCAAGACCGAGGACGGCCGGGTGCTTTTCATCCTGCCCTGGCAGGGACATGCGCTGATCGGTACCACCGATGAACCGGCGGAGATCACCGACCATCCACGCCCCAAGGAGGAAGAAGTCGCCTATCTGCTGCGGCATATCAGCAAGTATTTCGACCTGGAGATCACCGAGAAGGATATCAAATCGACCTGGTCCGGACTGCGCCCGCTGCTGCATGACCCCAAGGCGGCCGATACCGCGCGCCTGGCCCGCGATCATATTATTCAGGTCAGCGGTTCGGGGCTGCTGACCATTGCCGGCGGCAAATGGACGACCTATCGGAAGATGGCACAGGATGCAGTCGATCATGCCGTCAAGACGTTTAATCTGTCTCCTGCAGCAGAATGCTTCACAGATCATCTGCCCCTGGTCGGGGCTGAAGATTATCGTGAAGATGGCGATCAGGTTCTGATCCGTGATTTCAATCTGGCCGAGGATGTGGCCTCGCATCTGCATCGCAGCTACGGCAGCGAAGCGCCCAAGGTGGCAGAGCTGGCCCGACAAGGGCTTGGCGAGCGTCTGCATCCCGACCATCCGGTGATCGAAGCCGAGGTGGCCCACGTGGTCCGTTTTGAGCAGGCCGAGCGCGCCGCCGATGTGCTGGTGCGCCGCACGACCCTCGCTCTGCTCGACAAGGAAGCGGCTGGGATGGCTGCCGAGCGGGTGATCGCAATCATGGCGAAAGAGCTGTCCTGGGATGAACCAAGGTGTCAGGCGGAGCGCGACCTGTTCGCCGAGCGTCTGCAAACCGCTCTCTAG
- a CDS encoding sodium:solute symporter family protein, translated as MSLTAITYLVVGLTFALYIGIAIWARAGSTSEFYVAGGGVHPVLNGMATGADWMSAASFISMAGLIANMGYGGSLFLMGWTGGYVLLAMLLAPYLRKFGKFTVPQFVGDRFYSKGASTVAVICLLVASLTYIIGQMTGVGVAFSRFLGVSNATGIFVGMAIVFMYAVFGGMKGITYTQVAQYCVLTLAYTVPAIFISLQLTGNPIPQLGLGSDMVGTSEPLLHKLNQIVMDLGFHEYTTQVPGSKLNMFVYTASLMIGTAGLPHVIIRFFTVPKVKDARYSAGWALVFIGIVYTTAPAVAAMAKMNLHGTVNQAVMSGGDLFDNNNILRYEDRPAWMERWEVTGLLKWEDKNNDGRIQYYNDKTTNPEVLAKAEAAGWNGSELSVNADIIVLANPEIALLPNWVIALVAAGGLAAALSTAAGLLLAISSAISHDLLKDMWMPDLSEKGELMAGKITMACSILVAGYLGLNPPGFAAGTVAIAFGIAASSLFPALMMGIFNKRMNKEGAIAGMLSGLGVTLIYVFAHKGILFIKGTEFLGLFGGEPNFFFGISPNAFGAIGAIVNFAVAYFVSKATPAPPDHIQDLVESVRVPRGAKAVDGSHGH; from the coding sequence ATGAGTCTCACAGCGATTACTTATCTGGTGGTTGGTCTCACCTTCGCCCTGTACATCGGCATCGCCATCTGGGCGCGTGCGGGGAGTACCAGCGAATTTTACGTCGCCGGCGGCGGCGTGCATCCGGTTCTCAACGGTATGGCCACAGGCGCCGACTGGATGTCGGCCGCATCGTTCATCTCCATGGCGGGTCTGATCGCCAACATGGGTTACGGCGGCAGTCTCTTTCTGATGGGGTGGACCGGCGGTTATGTGTTGCTGGCCATGCTGCTGGCGCCCTACCTGAGAAAGTTCGGCAAGTTTACCGTGCCGCAGTTCGTGGGTGACCGCTTCTATTCCAAGGGGGCGAGCACCGTGGCGGTTATCTGCCTGCTGGTGGCGTCGCTGACCTACATCATCGGTCAGATGACCGGTGTCGGCGTGGCGTTCTCCCGTTTCCTCGGCGTCTCCAACGCCACCGGCATTTTCGTCGGCATGGCCATCGTCTTTATGTACGCGGTGTTCGGCGGCATGAAGGGGATCACCTACACCCAGGTCGCTCAGTACTGCGTGCTGACCCTTGCGTACACCGTGCCGGCGATCTTCATCTCGCTGCAGTTGACCGGCAACCCGATCCCGCAGCTCGGTCTGGGTTCCGATATGGTGGGGACCAGCGAGCCTCTGCTGCACAAGCTCAACCAGATCGTCATGGATCTCGGCTTCCACGAGTACACCACGCAGGTCCCGGGCAGCAAGCTCAACATGTTTGTCTATACCGCGTCGCTGATGATCGGTACCGCAGGTTTGCCTCACGTCATCATCCGCTTCTTTACCGTCCCCAAAGTTAAGGACGCCCGCTATTCGGCAGGTTGGGCCCTGGTGTTCATCGGCATCGTCTACACCACCGCTCCGGCAGTGGCCGCCATGGCGAAAATGAATCTGCACGGCACCGTCAACCAGGCGGTTATGAGTGGCGGAGATTTGTTCGACAATAACAATATCCTCAGGTACGAAGATCGGCCTGCCTGGATGGAGCGCTGGGAAGTCACCGGCCTGCTCAAGTGGGAAGACAAGAACAACGATGGCCGCATTCAGTACTACAATGACAAGACCACCAATCCCGAAGTGCTGGCCAAGGCCGAGGCAGCCGGTTGGAACGGCAGCGAGTTGAGCGTTAACGCTGACATCATCGTTCTTGCCAACCCGGAGATCGCCCTGCTGCCCAACTGGGTTATTGCTCTGGTAGCCGCGGGTGGTCTCGCTGCCGCGCTCTCCACCGCGGCCGGTCTGTTGCTGGCGATCTCTTCGGCGATTTCGCATGACCTGCTGAAGGATATGTGGATGCCGGACCTGAGTGAGAAGGGCGAGCTGATGGCTGGTAAAATCACCATGGCCTGCTCGATCCTGGTGGCCGGTTACCTCGGTCTCAATCCGCCGGGCTTCGCGGCGGGTACCGTGGCCATCGCCTTCGGTATCGCCGCCAGTTCCCTCTTCCCCGCTCTGATGATGGGTATTTTCAACAAGCGCATGAACAAGGAAGGCGCCATCGCCGGTATGCTCTCCGGTCTCGGCGTCACCCTGATCTATGTGTTCGCTCACAAAGGGATCTTATTCATCAAGGGGACCGAGTTCCTCGGCCTGTTCGGGGGCGAGCCCAACTTCTTTTTCGGGATTTCGCCCAACGCCTTCGGCGCTATCGGTGCCATCGTCAACTTTGCAGTGGCCTATTTCGTCAGCAAGGCAACTCCGGCTCCGCCTGATCACATTCAGGATCTGGTGGAAAGCGTCCGCGTACCCCGCGGTGCCAAAGCGGTCGACGGAAGCCATGGTCATTAA
- a CDS encoding IclR family transcriptional regulator, giving the protein MMPARDKETYCIRSVENALALLEALGEEEDELSLSRLSERLGMNKASVFRLLATFESRGYVERKEGARGYCLGPLAYEIGQKLLSRMALLRKARPVMERLARECSEAVYLVLRRQDEALFIDMVDSAHQVKVVSLVGKRFPLRDCAAGRVLLAFAEPPSSEPGHGCGPAASIDEDMQIVRRQGACYDRHGVGEGSACVAVPLFAGGGRVVGALAVVGPDFRITPEAVDSVLLPALCAAADTISSKLGYLGAEFPSAGVH; this is encoded by the coding sequence ATGATGCCGGCAAGGGACAAAGAGACCTACTGCATCCGCTCTGTGGAGAATGCCCTGGCTTTGCTGGAGGCGCTCGGCGAAGAGGAGGATGAGCTGAGCCTTTCGCGGCTGAGCGAGCGGTTGGGTATGAACAAGGCCAGTGTGTTCAGGTTGCTGGCGACATTCGAGAGCCGTGGGTATGTTGAGCGCAAGGAAGGCGCGCGCGGATACTGCTTGGGGCCGCTGGCTTACGAGATCGGGCAGAAGCTGCTTTCGCGCATGGCGTTGCTCCGCAAAGCCCGTCCGGTGATGGAGCGTCTGGCGCGCGAATGCAGCGAGGCGGTTTATCTGGTGCTGCGACGCCAGGATGAGGCTCTGTTTATCGATATGGTCGACAGTGCTCACCAGGTTAAGGTTGTCTCCCTTGTGGGTAAGCGGTTTCCGTTGCGGGATTGTGCGGCGGGGCGCGTGCTTCTTGCTTTTGCGGAGCCGCCCTCGTCTGAGCCTGGCCATGGGTGCGGGCCTGCTGCTTCCATTGACGAAGATATGCAGATCGTTCGGCGCCAGGGGGCGTGCTATGACCGTCATGGTGTCGGTGAAGGCAGCGCCTGTGTGGCGGTGCCGCTTTTTGCCGGTGGCGGCAGGGTGGTAGGGGCCCTTGCCGTGGTTGGCCCAGATTTCAGGATCACCCCGGAGGCTGTGGATTCTGTGTTGTTGCCCGCATTGTGTGCGGCGGCCGACACCATCAGTTCCAAGCTGGGTTATCTGGGGGCAGAGTTCCCTTCCGCAGGAGTTCACTGA
- a CDS encoding transposase: MPRQPRIHAPGLFHHVMARGIEGCEIFRDKTDRENFLDRLSDLLAQPNAPRLYAWALLSNHLHLLLQPTDTALSTMMRCLLTGHAVRFNLRHNRQGHLFQNRYKSLVVDEETYFLELVRYIHLNPVRAGAVESLEELERYPYAGHGALVGQRMRVRQEVEEVLSRFSVKPGRAVAAYRDFIADGIEQGQRSELGHAHGVNQTGGGGDARILGGKAFTAAVLARQKVEKIQEKITIEEILTQVSVCTGVAVAEILGAGRSRRASAARAQFFDRAQKEAGATLTELGRMSGRTHVAVIKAIRKRRAIGDGTKVT; the protein is encoded by the coding sequence ATGCCACGACAACCGAGAATCCATGCCCCGGGCTTATTCCATCACGTCATGGCTCGAGGCATCGAGGGGTGCGAGATCTTTCGTGATAAAACCGATCGCGAGAATTTCCTCGATCGACTCAGCGACCTTCTTGCCCAACCTAACGCGCCACGTCTTTATGCCTGGGCGCTTCTGTCCAATCACCTCCATCTGCTCCTTCAACCGACCGATACGGCTTTGTCCACGATGATGCGCTGTCTGCTGACTGGCCATGCGGTTCGGTTCAACCTTCGGCACAACCGGCAGGGCCATCTTTTTCAGAACCGGTACAAAAGCCTCGTCGTTGACGAAGAGACGTATTTTCTGGAACTTGTCCGGTACATTCACCTTAACCCGGTCCGCGCAGGTGCTGTCGAAAGTCTTGAGGAATTGGAGCGCTACCCCTATGCCGGGCATGGCGCTTTGGTTGGGCAGAGAATGCGGGTGAGGCAGGAGGTCGAGGAGGTTCTGTCACGTTTTTCTGTGAAACCTGGCCGGGCTGTAGCTGCCTACCGCGATTTTATCGCCGACGGAATCGAGCAGGGACAGCGGTCGGAATTAGGTCACGCCCACGGAGTCAATCAGACGGGTGGCGGTGGAGATGCCAGAATCCTGGGCGGCAAAGCCTTCACGGCTGCGGTTCTTGCGCGTCAGAAGGTGGAAAAAATCCAAGAAAAAATTACGATTGAGGAGATTTTGACGCAAGTGTCGGTCTGCACAGGGGTTGCGGTGGCTGAAATCCTTGGCGCGGGTCGCAGCAGACGGGCAAGCGCCGCTCGAGCGCAATTTTTCGATCGTGCGCAAAAAGAAGCCGGGGCTACGTTGACGGAGTTGGGAAGGATGAGCGGCCGCACGCACGTTGCGGTCATCAAAGCGATCCGCAAGAGGCGGGCAATAGGGGATGGGACAAAAGTTACATAA
- a CDS encoding DUF2180 family protein has product MNCYPCARENKETPAVAVCSVCGKGLCLEHTVERELPLVQRVSGWVDQSLIHLLCAECAEVKTLTD; this is encoded by the coding sequence ATGAACTGTTATCCCTGTGCCAGAGAAAACAAAGAAACTCCGGCCGTGGCAGTCTGCTCGGTGTGCGGCAAGGGGCTGTGTCTCGAACATACGGTGGAGCGTGAGCTGCCGCTGGTACAGCGAGTCTCCGGCTGGGTCGATCAGTCGCTGATCCATCTCCTCTGTGCCGAGTGCGCAGAAGTGAAAACCCTCACTGACTAG
- a CDS encoding putative nucleotidyltransferase substrate binding domain-containing protein, producing MGLIRTLRDSEPFRDLPDEAISELERVAETRNFPPLVHIFNQHDSPTGYLYLIKEGLVEIVALTPGGVEMVVDYRKEGGFFGGTPIFTHEPYTAGARTVKATECYLIPQDALVEMAEQYPRIREYFTRVILSRVRNLYSEMVDDHARAALTQMDAYPFKKRLSEIMTTPVQTCTPEESIREVARRMIQYDIGAMIVSEADRPVAGIITKHDLVEKVLARDGLNCDQVSAAEVMTPHPHRMAPDAYMYEATAFMLRHKIEHMPVIDGGEVVGMVTLRNLMRFRSQKSMLLVGSVREAQTVEELVAARAGMVEVAKALMGEARSHFETMEILSYIHHCIMQRAFDLVLAQMKEEGATPPDIKFCLIIMGSGGRKEMLLGPDQDNGIIYEDFPDALQPEVDAFFVPLCERLVDTFERIGYPRCNGKVMADNPMWRGRLSDWKERISGWIDVPEPKRVMYSTIFLDFMPLVGDPTLCQDLREILHRAIRRKPIFLYYLLENELNNKVPVGLLGRFVTEKSGPHKGELSLKQAGSVFIVDCVRMFLLERGLDATTTVERLDALVKLNVFNQETADHLKAALEAFTFLRLRQEIALIDQGQPPSHYLDPYALGKNEQDLLREAFRAAGKLQDSTKRHFGRGAR from the coding sequence ATGGGTCTGATTCGAACTCTAAGAGATTCCGAGCCTTTCAGGGACCTTCCCGACGAAGCGATCTCCGAATTGGAGCGAGTCGCCGAGACGCGCAATTTCCCGCCGCTGGTGCACATCTTCAATCAGCATGATTCGCCGACCGGCTATCTCTATCTCATCAAAGAAGGGTTGGTGGAGATCGTCGCCCTGACGCCGGGCGGCGTCGAAATGGTTGTAGACTACCGCAAAGAAGGCGGTTTCTTCGGCGGTACGCCGATTTTTACCCACGAGCCCTATACCGCCGGAGCCCGCACCGTAAAAGCCACTGAATGCTACCTGATCCCGCAGGATGCCTTGGTAGAGATGGCGGAGCAGTATCCCCGCATCCGCGAGTATTTTACCCGCGTGATTCTTTCGCGGGTACGTAATCTCTACTCAGAGATGGTCGACGATCATGCCCGCGCTGCCCTCACTCAGATGGATGCTTACCCGTTCAAGAAGCGTCTGTCCGAGATCATGACCACTCCGGTGCAGACCTGCACGCCGGAGGAATCGATCCGCGAAGTGGCCCGGCGCATGATTCAGTATGACATCGGGGCGATGATTGTCTCCGAGGCCGATCGGCCGGTGGCGGGCATCATTACCAAGCACGACCTGGTGGAGAAGGTGCTGGCACGCGACGGCCTTAACTGTGACCAGGTTAGCGCCGCTGAGGTGATGACGCCGCACCCGCACCGCATGGCGCCCGATGCCTACATGTATGAAGCGACCGCCTTCATGCTGCGCCACAAGATTGAGCACATGCCCGTCATCGACGGTGGCGAGGTGGTGGGCATGGTCACTCTGCGCAATCTGATGCGCTTTCGTTCGCAGAAATCGATGCTGCTGGTGGGTAGCGTGCGCGAAGCGCAGACCGTTGAAGAGCTGGTGGCGGCGCGGGCCGGCATGGTGGAGGTGGCCAAGGCTCTGATGGGCGAGGCGCGCTCGCACTTCGAGACCATGGAGATTCTCTCTTACATTCATCACTGCATCATGCAGCGGGCATTTGACCTGGTGCTGGCGCAGATGAAGGAGGAGGGAGCGACACCGCCCGATATCAAATTCTGCCTGATTATCATGGGCAGCGGCGGGCGCAAGGAGATGCTGCTCGGCCCCGACCAGGACAACGGCATCATCTACGAGGATTTCCCCGATGCGCTCCAACCCGAAGTAGACGCTTTCTTCGTGCCTCTCTGCGAGCGGCTGGTGGACACCTTCGAGCGTATCGGCTATCCGCGCTGCAACGGCAAGGTTATGGCGGATAATCCCATGTGGCGCGGGCGCCTGAGCGACTGGAAAGAACGCATCTCGGGGTGGATCGACGTGCCCGAACCCAAGCGGGTCATGTATTCGACCATCTTTCTCGATTTCATGCCGCTGGTCGGCGATCCGACCCTGTGCCAGGATCTGCGCGAGATCCTGCACCGCGCCATTCGCCGCAAGCCGATCTTTCTCTATTATCTGCTGGAGAATGAACTGAACAACAAGGTGCCTGTCGGTCTGCTGGGACGGTTTGTGACGGAGAAAAGCGGCCCCCATAAAGGGGAGCTGTCTCTCAAGCAGGCCGGCAGCGTGTTCATTGTTGACTGTGTGCGCATGTTTCTGCTTGAGCGCGGCCTCGACGCCACCACTACGGTCGAGCGCCTGGATGCGCTGGTCAAGCTCAACGTCTTCAACCAGGAGACCGCCGATCACCTCAAGGCCGCGCTTGAAGCCTTCACTTTCCTGCGCCTGCGCCAGGAAATCGCCCTTATCGACCAGGGACAGCCCCCCTCCCATTACCTCGATCCCTACGCCCTCGGCAAAAACGAGCAGGACCTGCTGCGCGAAGCCTTCCGGGCGGCAGGCAAGCTGCAGGATTCCACCAAGCGTCACTTCGGCCGCGGCGCGCGCTGA
- a CDS encoding MIP/aquaporin family protein, with protein MAGSDIFLGEFIGTMILVLLGDGVVANVLLEKSKGQNSGWIVITAGWGFGVAIAVYVAGWISGAHINPAVTLGFVAIGQVGAMDAVIYMCGQFSGAFAGAVLVWLAYLPHWGKTDSPELKLAVFCTGPAIRAYSRNLVTEIIGTAFLLIGVMGIFNANNGIGSGFGPYAVGILVFSLGLSLGGPTGYAINPARDLGPRLAHALLPIAGKGHSDWAYSWVPIAGPVIGGVLGAVLYQTVVTRLVVG; from the coding sequence GTGGCGGGCAGCGATATCTTTCTGGGCGAGTTTATCGGGACCATGATCCTGGTTTTGCTGGGTGACGGCGTGGTCGCCAACGTCCTGCTGGAGAAATCTAAAGGGCAGAATTCCGGCTGGATCGTGATTACTGCGGGATGGGGGTTTGGCGTTGCTATCGCTGTGTATGTGGCGGGCTGGATCAGCGGCGCACATATCAACCCTGCGGTGACTCTTGGGTTTGTCGCCATCGGCCAGGTCGGTGCGATGGATGCTGTGATCTACATGTGCGGGCAGTTTTCCGGAGCTTTTGCCGGCGCGGTGCTGGTGTGGCTGGCCTATCTGCCGCATTGGGGCAAGACTGACTCGCCCGAACTCAAGCTGGCGGTTTTCTGCACCGGCCCGGCGATCCGTGCCTACAGCCGCAACCTGGTGACGGAGATCATCGGTACTGCCTTTCTGTTGATTGGGGTTATGGGGATATTTAACGCCAACAACGGCATCGGCAGTGGATTCGGGCCTTACGCCGTTGGGATTCTGGTCTTCAGCCTCGGGCTCTCGCTTGGCGGTCCCACCGGCTACGCTATCAATCCGGCACGCGATCTCGGGCCCCGCCTGGCCCATGCGCTGTTGCCCATTGCGGGCAAGGGGCACTCCGATTGGGCCTACTCCTGGGTGCCGATCGCAGGGCCGGTGATTGGCGGTGTGCTCGGAGCTGTTTTGTATCAGACCGTTGTGACAAGACTGGTCGTCGGTTAG
- a CDS encoding DeoR/GlpR family DNA-binding transcription regulator, which produces MTPSQPDLTPRQQQIMDLAQQQGFVATEEMVRILDVTPQTIRRDINELCSQGLLRRYHGGAGLASSIENVDYQVRQVLCLEEKKRIAALVADQIPDRASIFINIGTTTEEVAKALRDHQGLRVITNNLHVAALLSANADFEVTIAGGIVRPRDGGIIGEATLDFIRQFKVDYGIIGISGIDRDGSLLDFDYREVKVAQAIIANSRKVFLAADHTKFGRNALVRVCPIEQIDALFTDAPPPREIANLLAREKIDLHVASAL; this is translated from the coding sequence ATGACGCCCAGTCAACCCGACCTCACTCCGCGCCAGCAGCAGATCATGGACCTGGCCCAGCAGCAGGGGTTTGTCGCCACCGAAGAGATGGTGCGCATTCTCGACGTTACCCCGCAAACCATCCGCCGCGACATCAACGAACTCTGCTCCCAGGGGCTGTTGCGACGCTATCACGGCGGGGCCGGCCTGGCTTCGAGCATTGAAAACGTCGACTATCAGGTTCGCCAGGTCTTGTGCCTCGAGGAGAAAAAACGCATCGCCGCTCTGGTGGCCGACCAGATTCCGGACCGGGCCTCTATCTTCATCAATATCGGCACGACCACCGAGGAGGTGGCCAAAGCTCTGCGTGACCATCAGGGGCTGCGAGTCATCACCAACAACCTCCATGTCGCGGCCCTGCTGAGCGCCAACGCCGATTTTGAGGTCACTATTGCCGGCGGCATTGTGCGCCCGCGCGATGGCGGCATCATCGGCGAGGCCACCCTCGATTTCATCCGTCAGTTCAAGGTCGATTACGGCATCATCGGCATCTCCGGCATCGACCGTGACGGCTCACTGCTCGACTTCGACTACCGGGAAGTCAAAGTGGCGCAGGCCATCATCGCCAACTCGCGCAAGGTATTTCTGGCAGCGGATCACACCAAGTTCGGCCGTAACGCCCTGGTGCGGGTCTGCCCCATCGAACAGATCGACGCCCTGTTCACCGATGCGCCGCCGCCACGCGAGATTGCCAACCTGCTGGCGCGGGAAAAGATCGACCTGCACGTCGCCTCTGCGTTATAA